The following coding sequences lie in one Deinococcus sp. JMULE3 genomic window:
- a CDS encoding sialate O-acetylesterase, with the protein MTGPTLRFGDAFTSHMVLQRDVPVPVQGDGPPGEEVRVTFAGQAVTARVTGQGRWTATLAPLAASAHAQTLTARTATQRAQCRDVLVGDVWLCAGQSNMELGVTMADHPDRALALADQPLLRLLLIHKSSAPTPQVHFPPAAGQPRWTVCTPRTARRGGWGGFSVVALHFGARLVADLGVPVGLIQAAYGGSRIAPFIPLWAQRGHPALDADAAEIRAADHAARSGPHPFTPYQAWNTLKPGTAWNAMIAPLTPLPLRGALWYQGESDVGDAGPYAARLRALMVALRRASGQPHLPVYAAQLAPYRYASDDDLLALWAAQQTATRGPHSGLACTADLGDLNDIHPLRKAEVGRRLASLALHRTYGRADVPGSGPDLRAVTFGPGRATLTFRTHMDSALRTLDGGAPRGFALAGPDGQFAPAVVRLRGVRAHLHSSDVPAPTQVRHAWQVGAEPNLTDAGQLPATPFLRR; encoded by the coding sequence GTGACCGGCCCGACCCTGCGCTTCGGGGACGCCTTCACGTCCCACATGGTCCTCCAGCGGGACGTGCCCGTCCCGGTGCAGGGCGACGGCCCGCCCGGTGAGGAGGTGCGCGTCACCTTCGCCGGTCAGGCGGTCACGGCCCGCGTGACCGGGCAGGGACGCTGGACGGCGACCCTCGCGCCACTGGCGGCCAGCGCGCACGCGCAAACGCTCACCGCCCGCACCGCCACGCAGCGGGCGCAGTGCCGGGACGTGCTCGTCGGGGACGTGTGGCTGTGCGCCGGGCAGTCGAACATGGAACTCGGCGTCACCATGGCCGACCACCCGGACCGCGCCCTGGCCCTGGCGGACCAGCCGCTGCTGCGCCTGCTGCTGATCCATAAGTCGTCCGCGCCCACCCCGCAGGTGCACTTCCCACCGGCGGCCGGGCAGCCGCGCTGGACGGTCTGCACGCCCCGCACCGCGCGGCGCGGCGGGTGGGGCGGCTTCTCGGTGGTCGCGCTTCACTTCGGCGCGCGGCTCGTGGCGGACCTCGGCGTGCCGGTCGGCCTGATCCAGGCGGCATACGGGGGCAGCCGGATCGCGCCGTTCATTCCGCTGTGGGCGCAGCGCGGCCACCCGGCCCTGGACGCGGACGCCGCCGAGATCCGCGCCGCCGACCACGCCGCCCGCAGTGGCCCGCACCCGTTCACGCCGTATCAGGCGTGGAACACCCTGAAGCCCGGCACCGCCTGGAACGCCATGATCGCGCCGCTCACCCCGCTGCCCCTGCGCGGCGCCCTGTGGTACCAGGGGGAATCCGACGTCGGGGACGCCGGGCCGTACGCGGCGCGCCTGCGGGCCCTCATGGTGGCGCTGCGCCGCGCCAGCGGTCAGCCGCACCTGCCCGTGTACGCCGCGCAGCTCGCCCCGTACCGCTACGCGTCAGACGACGACCTGCTTGCCTTGTGGGCCGCGCAGCAGACCGCCACGCGCGGCCCCCACAGCGGACTGGCCTGCACCGCCGACCTGGGCGACCTGAACGACATCCACCCCCTGCGCAAGGCCGAGGTCGGACGGCGCCTCGCCAGCCTGGCCCTGCACCGCACGTACGGCCGGGCCGACGTGCCCGGCAGCGGCCCCGACCTGCGCGCCGTGACCTTCGGACCGGGCCGCGCCACGCTGACCTTCCGCACGCACATGGACTCGGCGCTGCGCACCCTGGACGGCGGCGCCCCGCGCGGCTTCGCGCTCGCCGGACCCGACGGGCAGTTCGCCCCGGCCGTCGTCCGACTGCGCGGCGTGCGGGCGCACCTGCACAGCTCGGACGTACCGGCCCCCACGCAGGTCCGCCACGCCTGGCAGGTGGGCGCCGAACCGAACCTCACCGACGCCGGGCAACTGCCCGCCACGCCGTTCCTGCGGCGCTGA
- a CDS encoding DUF5060 domain-containing protein: MRRVPPTPARLLTAALLVALGSAPTSAQGSVPPTLPPHVQAQAFTTVALSGVPASAGQFGMLDLRVTTDGRAVNPYDPAQADLTLEVTTPAGRTLSVPAFWMVDYAPDGTPTDEGGWHARFTPEETGTYTLRVRSGAAQGEPQRVQVTASDAPGFIRTSATHPRTFEDHGGRPFVPIGPNVAWSTGDVLADYERWFDRLAASGGTYARIWMASWAFGIEWRDTGLGDYAARQRQAWLLDEVLQLAQARGIRVQLCLINHGAFSETTNAEWRDNPFNAANGGPLATPGAFVTDERARTLFRARVRYLAARYAAYTSLFAWEWWNEVNFTPISEGDLRPWMTEMSAELRRFDPYGHPISSSFSGGGESRLWRDASVDFAQAHLYTTRDLPLELLSLARQFQESAPDKPALLAELGYAAAGDGDPVLERIHFHVGLWAPLFYGFAGPGAYWWWDSLIDPQNLWAEYAPLAAFLKGAPLASVRPVTAQSSGLDVTARVLRSGTQAMAWLVSDRYSASGVGRAQTEALLDGTYREGAPPTFPDRQTTLTIRGLRDGPYSARWFDPQTGAWLAAQPVTVSGGTLTLPTPTFTRDLALRVDPR, from the coding sequence ATGCGCCGCGTTCCCCCGACCCCGGCCCGGCTACTGACCGCCGCGCTGCTCGTGGCTCTGGGCAGCGCGCCTACCTCCGCGCAGGGCAGCGTGCCGCCGACGCTCCCCCCGCACGTCCAGGCGCAGGCGTTCACGACCGTGGCCCTGAGCGGCGTGCCCGCCAGCGCCGGGCAGTTCGGGATGCTCGACCTGCGCGTCACGACCGACGGCCGCGCCGTGAACCCCTACGACCCGGCCCAGGCGGACCTGACCCTGGAGGTCACCACGCCCGCCGGGCGGACCCTGAGCGTGCCCGCCTTCTGGATGGTCGACTACGCCCCGGACGGCACGCCCACCGACGAGGGCGGCTGGCACGCACGCTTCACGCCCGAGGAGACCGGCACGTACACCCTGCGGGTCCGCAGCGGCGCGGCGCAGGGCGAGCCGCAGCGGGTGCAGGTCACCGCGAGTGACGCGCCCGGCTTCATCCGCACGTCTGCCACGCACCCGCGCACCTTCGAGGACCACGGGGGCCGCCCCTTCGTGCCCATCGGCCCGAACGTCGCCTGGAGTACCGGGGACGTCCTGGCCGACTACGAACGCTGGTTCGACCGGCTCGCCGCGAGCGGCGGCACCTACGCCCGCATCTGGATGGCGTCCTGGGCGTTCGGGATCGAGTGGCGCGACACCGGCCTGGGCGACTACGCGGCCCGGCAGCGGCAGGCGTGGCTGCTCGACGAGGTGCTGCAACTGGCGCAGGCGCGCGGCATCCGCGTGCAGCTGTGCCTGATCAACCACGGGGCGTTCAGCGAGACCACCAACGCCGAGTGGCGGGACAACCCGTTCAACGCCGCGAACGGCGGCCCGCTCGCCACGCCCGGCGCGTTCGTGACCGACGAGCGCGCCCGCACGCTGTTCCGGGCGCGCGTGCGGTACCTCGCGGCGCGCTACGCGGCGTACACCAGCCTGTTCGCGTGGGAATGGTGGAACGAGGTGAACTTCACCCCGATCAGCGAAGGCGACCTGCGCCCCTGGATGACCGAGATGAGCGCCGAACTGCGCCGCTTTGACCCGTACGGGCACCCGATCAGTTCCAGCTTCAGCGGCGGCGGCGAGTCGCGACTGTGGCGGGACGCGAGCGTGGACTTCGCGCAGGCGCACCTGTACACCACGCGGGACCTGCCGCTCGAACTGCTGTCCCTCGCCCGGCAGTTCCAGGAGTCCGCGCCGGACAAGCCCGCGCTGCTGGCCGAACTCGGGTACGCCGCCGCCGGGGACGGCGACCCGGTGCTGGAACGCATCCATTTCCACGTGGGCCTGTGGGCGCCCCTCTTCTACGGCTTCGCGGGGCCCGGCGCGTACTGGTGGTGGGACTCGCTGATCGACCCGCAGAACCTCTGGGCCGAGTACGCGCCCCTCGCGGCGTTCCTGAAAGGCGCGCCGCTGGCATCGGTGCGGCCCGTGACCGCGCAGAGCAGCGGCCTGGACGTCACCGCCCGCGTCCTGCGGTCCGGCACGCAGGCCATGGCGTGGCTCGTCAGTGACCGCTACTCCGCCAGCGGCGTGGGCCGCGCGCAGACCGAGGCGCTGCTGGACGGCACGTACCGCGAGGGCGCCCCGCCCACCTTTCCCGACCGGCAGACCACCCTGACGATCCGTGGCCTGCGCGACGGGCCGTACTCGGCGCGCTGGTTCGACCCGCAGACCGGCGCGTGGCTCGCCGCGCAGCCCGTCACCGTCAGCGGCGGCACCCTCACGCTGCCCACGCCCACCTTCACGCGGGACCTCGCGCTGCGGGTGGACCCCCGGTGA
- a CDS encoding alpha/beta fold hydrolase produces the protein MGYVTTTDGTELYYKDWGQGRPVVFSHGWPLNADAWEDQMMFLARHGYRVVAHDRRGHGRSSQPWGGQTMDTFADDLSAVIEHLNLRDVTLVGHSTGGGEVARYVARYGTSRVRQIVLVGAVTPLLMQDDHNPHGVPRDVIDGIRQGVQRDRSQYFREFAPAFYGANRSGATVSQGQLDTFWLGGMQASLASLFDCVTAFSETDQTADLQAFDVPTLIVHGDDDQIVPLQATAARAAELVRGSVLKVYEGAPHGLATTHKDRLNADLLSFLQG, from the coding sequence ATGGGCTACGTCACCACCACCGATGGCACCGAGCTGTACTACAAGGACTGGGGTCAGGGCCGCCCCGTGGTGTTCAGCCACGGCTGGCCACTGAACGCCGACGCCTGGGAAGACCAGATGATGTTCCTCGCCCGGCACGGGTACCGCGTGGTCGCGCACGACCGCCGCGGACACGGGCGCAGCAGTCAGCCGTGGGGCGGGCAGACCATGGACACCTTCGCCGATGACCTCTCGGCGGTGATCGAGCACCTGAACCTGCGTGACGTGACCCTGGTGGGCCACTCGACCGGTGGGGGAGAGGTGGCGCGGTACGTCGCGCGGTACGGCACCTCGCGCGTGCGGCAGATCGTGCTCGTCGGGGCGGTCACGCCGCTCCTGATGCAGGACGACCACAACCCGCACGGAGTCCCCCGCGACGTCATCGACGGGATCCGCCAGGGCGTGCAGCGCGACCGCTCGCAGTACTTCCGGGAGTTCGCCCCTGCGTTCTACGGCGCCAACCGGTCCGGGGCGACGGTCAGTCAGGGGCAGCTGGACACCTTCTGGCTGGGTGGGATGCAGGCCAGCCTCGCGTCCCTGTTCGATTGCGTCACGGCGTTCTCCGAGACGGATCAGACGGCAGACCTGCAGGCGTTCGATGTCCCCACGCTGATCGTGCACGGGGATGACGATCAGATCGTGCCGCTCCAGGCGACGGCGGCGCGCGCGGCTGAACTCGTGCGCGGCTCGGTCCTGAAGGTGTACGAGGGCGCCCCACACGGACTGGCCACCACGCACAAGGACCGCCTGAACGCGGACCTGCTCAGCTTCCTGCAGGGCTGA
- a CDS encoding AAA family ATPase, giving the protein MQLKVLGQLALTGAVFTRPKPLLLLAYLALEGPTTRERLVEVFFGGERSGAARLRTTLNRLREVSPDLIVVQGTRVSTAVPCDAVRFAATLRDGDLQAAADLYGGSFVTGVALSGWTPDLEDWVERTRQDLAGQQRRALTDLARLRARGADHAGAAELARRARSLPDAPEPGDEAQVLDRLLGAGTQRARGVPGDDRAGRHAELPFVGRDGERAALRRTLAQPDAQLVVIVGPGGIGKSRLAREVAREIDREVRIIPVEAQPDPVHLPLAVAHALGRPQPAGDDVTGALQVLLGHQPTLLLIDSAEQLPARLTWLPPLLRACPALKVLLTSRERVPLDAAWTLFLGGLTLPPERATPDRIRQSDAAQLFVSLLQRQRLDVRVGPGDWPVVARICERLGGSPLALHLAAAWGRVWSLPRIEQTLSRSLDVLEDAGRGERHASMRRVVGDSWARLSPADQLSLAKLSVFEGSADPDAARALTGLDWTGVTRLIDASMLACTSEGRYHMHPLIREFAAEHLSAADLALAEGQRRELTLGAARQIGSALRALQDESAWVSRAFQELPNLRRSVAEWLNLGDLESAALALNDLRPFYARGPALREFHGWYRLVLRRADALPPDLRAKTLLCAGQIAMDLGLATQADEDLAAALQVSAALGHTSPLLHLLAGLNHAAQDRADAAVTQFEAAHQGFLDAGAWNGVASSLNGLGSARRRLGDHSGALRAFEAALQAKRRAGGDEESALLNLASAHHDLGRPDRAAPLYVQALQGLSDRQFLNHIPAALAALARLVLDLGQPVLAAQLLSAASAHDSHVESAPLPAEEEWRADLLRRTLNLLDAGEPEVAEQAWQTGRAWSPQEALAEVQRALRGMPGLRGAPV; this is encoded by the coding sequence ATGCAGTTGAAGGTGCTCGGTCAGCTGGCGCTCACGGGCGCGGTGTTCACCCGGCCCAAACCGCTGCTGCTGCTCGCGTACCTGGCTCTGGAGGGACCCACCACGCGCGAGCGGCTCGTGGAAGTGTTCTTCGGCGGGGAACGGAGCGGCGCTGCCCGGCTGCGCACGACCCTCAACCGCCTGCGTGAGGTCTCCCCCGACCTGATCGTCGTGCAGGGCACGCGGGTATCGACTGCGGTCCCCTGCGACGCCGTCCGTTTCGCTGCCACTCTCCGGGACGGTGACCTGCAGGCGGCCGCGGACCTGTACGGAGGGTCGTTCGTGACGGGCGTGGCCCTGAGCGGCTGGACGCCGGACCTCGAGGACTGGGTCGAGCGCACCCGGCAGGACCTCGCCGGGCAGCAGCGGCGAGCGCTGACGGACCTGGCACGCCTGCGCGCGCGAGGCGCCGATCATGCTGGGGCGGCCGAACTTGCCCGGCGCGCCAGATCGCTGCCGGACGCCCCTGAACCCGGCGACGAAGCGCAGGTCCTGGACCGGCTGCTCGGTGCGGGGACGCAACGGGCCCGCGGCGTGCCCGGTGACGACCGCGCCGGGCGGCATGCGGAACTGCCGTTCGTGGGTCGTGACGGGGAGCGCGCGGCGCTGCGGCGCACCCTGGCGCAGCCAGACGCGCAGCTCGTGGTGATCGTCGGCCCGGGCGGCATCGGCAAGAGCCGTCTGGCCCGCGAGGTCGCCCGCGAGATCGACCGGGAGGTGCGGATCATTCCGGTCGAGGCGCAGCCTGATCCGGTGCATCTGCCGCTGGCAGTCGCTCACGCCCTCGGACGGCCCCAGCCTGCTGGTGACGACGTGACCGGCGCGCTGCAGGTCCTGCTGGGTCACCAGCCCACGCTGCTCCTGATCGACAGTGCCGAGCAACTGCCGGCGCGCCTGACCTGGCTGCCGCCGCTGCTGCGGGCCTGCCCGGCCCTGAAGGTTCTGCTGACCTCGCGTGAACGCGTGCCGTTGGACGCGGCCTGGACGTTGTTCCTGGGCGGATTGACCCTGCCGCCCGAGCGGGCCACCCCGGACCGGATCCGGCAGTCGGACGCGGCGCAGCTGTTCGTCTCACTTCTCCAGCGTCAGCGGCTGGACGTCAGGGTCGGGCCAGGCGACTGGCCGGTCGTCGCGCGGATCTGCGAGCGGCTCGGGGGGTCACCGCTGGCGCTGCACCTCGCGGCCGCATGGGGGCGCGTGTGGTCGCTGCCCCGCATCGAGCAGACCCTGTCCCGCAGCCTGGACGTGCTGGAAGACGCCGGGCGCGGCGAGCGGCACGCCAGCATGCGGCGCGTGGTCGGGGACAGCTGGGCGCGGCTCTCGCCCGCCGATCAGCTGTCCCTGGCGAAGCTGAGTGTCTTCGAGGGCAGCGCCGACCCGGACGCGGCGCGGGCCCTCACCGGCCTGGACTGGACCGGCGTGACCCGCCTGATCGACGCGTCCATGCTGGCCTGCACGTCTGAGGGGCGCTACCACATGCACCCGCTGATCCGGGAATTCGCCGCCGAGCACCTCTCGGCAGCCGACCTGGCGCTGGCCGAGGGTCAGCGCCGGGAGCTGACCCTCGGCGCCGCCCGGCAGATCGGCTCGGCGCTGCGGGCCCTGCAGGACGAGAGTGCCTGGGTGAGTCGCGCCTTCCAGGAACTGCCCAACCTGCGCCGCTCAGTGGCCGAATGGCTGAATCTGGGTGACCTCGAGTCCGCAGCGCTCGCCCTGAACGACCTGCGGCCGTTCTACGCCCGCGGTCCCGCCCTGCGGGAGTTTCACGGCTGGTACCGCCTGGTCCTGCGCCGCGCTGACGCACTGCCGCCCGACCTCCGGGCGAAGACGCTCCTGTGCGCCGGGCAGATCGCCATGGACCTCGGACTGGCGACACAGGCGGACGAGGATCTTGCCGCGGCCCTGCAGGTGTCGGCAGCACTCGGGCATACCTCTCCCCTGCTGCACCTCCTGGCCGGACTCAACCACGCGGCGCAGGACCGCGCCGACGCGGCCGTCACGCAGTTCGAGGCGGCTCACCAGGGTTTCCTGGACGCAGGAGCGTGGAACGGAGTCGCCAGCAGCCTCAACGGGCTCGGGTCGGCCCGGCGGCGCCTGGGTGACCACAGCGGCGCCCTGCGGGCCTTTGAGGCGGCGCTGCAGGCGAAGCGCCGAGCAGGCGGCGACGAGGAGAGCGCCCTGCTGAACCTCGCCTCGGCGCATCACGACCTCGGGCGTCCCGACCGGGCCGCGCCCCTGTACGTTCAGGCGCTACAGGGGCTGAGTGACCGGCAGTTCCTCAACCACATCCCGGCGGCCCTGGCGGCCCTGGCGCGGCTCGTCCTTGATCTGGGGCAACCGGTGCTCGCCGCTCAACTGCTGTCTGCCGCGAGCGCGCACGACAGCCACGTCGAGAGCGCGCCCCTGCCCGCCGAGGAGGAGTGGCGTGCAGACCTGCTCCGCCGCACGCTCAACCTGCTGGACGCCGGTGAGCCAGAAGTGGCAGAACAGG